DNA from Krasilnikovia cinnamomea:
GGTGCTCGACCCGGCGGCGCGGCGGGTGGAGTTCCGCCAGGAGGTGTCGCAGCCGCCGGTCGCCGCCATGGCGGGTACGTGGATCATCGAGGACGCCGGCGAGGGCGCGTCGCGGGTGCGGCTGCTGCACGAGTTCCGCGCGGTCGACGACGACCCGGACAAGCTGGAGTGGATCGACCGGGCGGTCGACACCAACAGCACTGTGGAGCTGGCGGCGTTGAAGGCGAACGCGGAACTGGCCACCGGCGACTCCGGCCTGCTCTTCACCTTCGACGACACGGTGCACATCGACGGGTCCGCGAAGGACGTGTACGAGTTCATCAACCAGGCCCAGCTGTGGGAGCAGCGCCTGCCGCACGTCGCCCGCGTCTCGCTGCGGGAGGACGGCCCCGGTCTGCAGCTGCTGGAGATGGACACCCGCGCCAAGGACGGCTCGGTGCACACCACCAGCTCGGTGCGGGTCTGCCTGCCGTACGAGAAGATCGTCTACAAGCAGATCGTGCTGCCGGCGCTGATGTCCCTGCACACCGGGCAGTGGCTCTTCGAGGAGCAGGACGCGGGGGTCGCCGTCACCTCCCGGCACACGGTGGCCATCAACGAGGCGAACATCGCACGGGTGCTCGGTGCGGACGCCACCGTGGCCGGCACCCGGGACTACCTGCACACCGCCCTGAGTACCAACAGCCTGGCCACGTTGCAGCACGCGCGCCGCCACGTGGAGGGCACGGCCTGACCCACCCACCGACTCGACCGGTCGCCGGAGGGCGCGTACACCGGGGGACGCCGTGGCGTACCCCGGTGTCCCGCGTTGCGCCCCTCCGGCGACCGGCGGCACGGGGTCCCGGTTCCGCCGTACTCAAGCTCACCTCGAGCTGCCGCCCATCGACGGCTGACAGCATCGCGGACATCTCCATCCCTGGGTGTTCGTGAATGCGAGGGAACCGATAATGCTTACCCGTCGGGATATGTTGAAGCTCGCCGCCGTCGGTGGCGTGGCGGGAATCGTGCCGCTGGAGCAGATCGCCGCCGCCGCCGACCCGGTGCCCCCGGCCGAGTCCACGCCGTTCACCGCGGTCATGCCGATTCCGCCGGTGCTCGCGCCGGCCCGCGACAGCCGGTGCGACCGCTACGACATCACCATGCGTACCGCCCGCGTCGAGATCATCCCGGGCCTGCTCAGCACGGTGAACACCTACAACGGCCTGTTCCCGGGGCCGACCATCGTCGCGCAGCGGGGCCGGGCCGTGCGGATCCGGCAGACCAACGAGCTGAGCGTGCTGACCGGGGTGCACCTGCACGGCGGCAAGGTGCCGGCCGCGCACGACGGCCACCCCACCGACACCATCGCGCCCGGTGCGTCCCGGGTGTACGACTACCCGAACAACCAGTCCGCGGCGCCGCTCTGGTACCACGACCACGCGCACATGATCGAGGGCGACAACGTCTACAGCGGGCTGTCCGGCGCGTACCTGGTGACCGACCAGCAGGAGCAGTCGCTGCCGTTGCCGCACGGGCGGTACGACGTGCCCCTGCAGATCCGCGACGCGCGGGTGCTGTCCGACGGCACGCTGTACTACACGCGGGCCCAGGACCGGCCGCACGTGCTCGTCAACGGCAAGGAGCGGCCGCGCTTCGAGGTCGCCGCCCGCCGTTACCGGCTGCGCATCTTCAACACGTCGGTCGACCGGCCGTTCGACCTGCGGTTCGCCGACGGCTCGGAGTTCGTCCTGATCGGCACCGACGGCGGGCTGTTGAGCGAGCCGGTACGGGTGCAGAGCCTGTTGCTGGGCGCCGGCGAGCGGGCCGACGTCGTGGTCGACTTCGCGCGCTACGCCGTGGGCGGCTCCGTGGTGCTGGTCAACGCGGCCGCGCTCGCCACCGAGAACGCGGACGTGATGCGCTTCGACGTGGTGTGTACGGCGAGCGACAGCAGCAAGGTGCCCGGCAAGCTGGCGGCCGTCCCGCCGCTGCCCAAGGCGACGGTGGAGCGCAACTTCGTGCTGGCGCAGGACTGGACCCGGGGCGCGCTGATCAACGGCAACGTCTACGACCCCAACCGGGTGGACGTGCAGACCCGCCTGGGCACCACGGAGATCTGGACGATCACCAACGCCGACCCGGCCGGCCCGCCGCCGAACTTCCACCTCAACCACAGCTTCCACACCCACCTGGCGGACTTCCGGGTGCTGGACCGCAACGGCAAGCCGCCCGCGCCTACCGAGCTCGGCTGCAAGGACGTGGTGCGGATCCCTCCGGGCGACACCGTGCGGATCGCCATGACGTGGTCCGGGTACACCGGCCGGTTCGTGTTCCACTGCCACCAGCTGCCGCACTCCGAGTGGGGGCAGATGGCCACCATCGAGGTCGTGTGACGGTCTTCCGTCGTCCCGGCCGGGTTCCGCGTCGCGGAACCCGGCCGGGACCCGACCGTTCGTCAAGCCGGGCTCCAGCGGCGGCTTCAAGAATTGCGGCATGTATGAGAGCGACAACGCCGCAGATGTGTACGACCTGGTGTACCAGGACCGCAAGGACTACCGGGCCGAGGCCGAGCTCGTCGCCGGACTGGTCCGCTCGCGCCGGCCGGACGCCGCGACGCTGCTCGACGTGGCGTGCGGCACGGGCATCCACCTGGAGGCGTTCGCCTCCCAGTTCGACCACGTGGAGGGGCTGGACCTCTCCGACGCGATGTTCTCGGCGGCGAGGCGCCGGCTGCCCGAGGTGACGCTGCACCTCGCCGACATGCGCACGTTCGACCTCGGCCGCCGGTACGACGTGATCACCTGCATGTTCAGCTCGATCGGCTACCTGTCCACCGGCCCCGACCTCGAGCGGACGCTGCAGAGCATGGCCCGGCACCTGACGCCGGGCGGCGTCGTGGTGGTAGAGCCGTGGTACTTCCCGGACACCTTCATCGACCGGTACGTCTCCGGGCACGTGGTCACCCGTGACGGGCGCACCGTGGCCCGGGTGGCGCACTCCACCCGCGAGGGCGACACCACCCGCATGGAGATCCACTACCTGGACGCCGACAAGGACGGCATCCGGCACCACGACGAGGTCGACCGGCTGACCCTCTTCGGCCGCGATCAGTACGAGAGCGCGTTCACGCAGGCCGGCGGCCAGGTCGAGTACGTGACCGCGGAGAGCGGCGGGCCGGGCTTCTTCGTCGGCGTGTGGCCGTGACCGGCCGGCCCACGGCGGCGCCGGAGCACGCCGGCGAGTCGGTCGAGCACGTGATCGACGTGGCCGCGCCGGCCGAGGACGTCTACCGGCTGCTCGCCGACGCCGGCAACTGGGCGTGGATCTTCGGGCCGTTCGTGCACCTCGACGTGGCCGAGGGCGGGACGGCGGGCGCCGAGGAGCGCGTCACGGTGTGGTCGCACGGCGACGGCGAGGTGCACCGGTGGGTCAAGCACCGGGTCCTGCACCCGGATCGGCTGCGCATCGACTACCGGCCGGAGCAGCTTCCGCCCGCGCTGGCCGCGATGGAACGCTCCTTCGTGGTCGAGCCGGCCGGCGAGCGCGCCGCCCGGGTACGCCTGGTGCACCGGTTCCGGGCGGCCGGTTCCTCGGCGCCGGACGACATCCGGGACACGATCGACCGGATCAGCGACGCCGAGCTGGCCGGGGTGAAGGCGGCCGCCGAGCCGCTGGCCGAACGTCCGGACCTGCTGCTGGTGTTCGGCGAGACGGTGCACCTCCCCGGCCGGCCGGCGGACGTCTACGACTTCCTGTGGGACGCCGGCGCGTGGCCCGACCGGATCCCGCACGTGAGCGAAGTGCAGGTCCAGGGCACCGGCGACGCGCAGCTCGTCGAGATGCGTACCGCGGAGGCCCGGGGCGGGACCCTGACCACCAAGACGGTGCGGATCGGGTTCCCGCACCGCGCCATCGTGTTCAAGCAGCTGCTGCTGCCGCCGGTGGGCCGGGCCCACGTGGTGCGCTGGTCGCTGGCGGAGGAGTCCGGGCGCACGGTCGTGACGTCCCGCCACACCGTCCTGGTCGACGCGGAGGGCGCCCGGCGCATGCTCGGGGCGGACACCGACCCGGGCAAGGCAGCGGAGTTCGTCCGCCGGGAGCTCACCACCAAGACCCGGCTGATCTTCGATGCCGCGGGCGAGCACCTGGGGCGGGCGTCGTGAGGCCCTCGAACCGTCGTGGACGCGCCGTCAAGGCGCCGGGCGCAGGGTGGCAACCATGACAGCAGATCGTCAGCGCACATGGTTCATCACCGGGGCCTCCCGCG
Protein-coding regions in this window:
- a CDS encoding aromatase/cyclase, producing the protein MTSTGTRTVEHEIRVQAGADAVYRLIADVANWPQIFPPSVHVEHLERGDRQERIQIWATANGEAKTWQSRRVLDPAARRVEFRQEVSQPPVAAMAGTWIIEDAGEGASRVRLLHEFRAVDDDPDKLEWIDRAVDTNSTVELAALKANAELATGDSGLLFTFDDTVHIDGSAKDVYEFINQAQLWEQRLPHVARVSLREDGPGLQLLEMDTRAKDGSVHTTSSVRVCLPYEKIVYKQIVLPALMSLHTGQWLFEEQDAGVAVTSRHTVAINEANIARVLGADATVAGTRDYLHTALSTNSLATLQHARRHVEGTA
- a CDS encoding class I SAM-dependent DNA methyltransferase, which translates into the protein MYESDNAADVYDLVYQDRKDYRAEAELVAGLVRSRRPDAATLLDVACGTGIHLEAFASQFDHVEGLDLSDAMFSAARRRLPEVTLHLADMRTFDLGRRYDVITCMFSSIGYLSTGPDLERTLQSMARHLTPGGVVVVEPWYFPDTFIDRYVSGHVVTRDGRTVARVAHSTREGDTTRMEIHYLDADKDGIRHHDEVDRLTLFGRDQYESAFTQAGGQVEYVTAESGGPGFFVGVWP
- a CDS encoding multicopper oxidase family protein, with the protein product MLKLAAVGGVAGIVPLEQIAAAADPVPPAESTPFTAVMPIPPVLAPARDSRCDRYDITMRTARVEIIPGLLSTVNTYNGLFPGPTIVAQRGRAVRIRQTNELSVLTGVHLHGGKVPAAHDGHPTDTIAPGASRVYDYPNNQSAAPLWYHDHAHMIEGDNVYSGLSGAYLVTDQQEQSLPLPHGRYDVPLQIRDARVLSDGTLYYTRAQDRPHVLVNGKERPRFEVAARRYRLRIFNTSVDRPFDLRFADGSEFVLIGTDGGLLSEPVRVQSLLLGAGERADVVVDFARYAVGGSVVLVNAAALATENADVMRFDVVCTASDSSKVPGKLAAVPPLPKATVERNFVLAQDWTRGALINGNVYDPNRVDVQTRLGTTEIWTITNADPAGPPPNFHLNHSFHTHLADFRVLDRNGKPPAPTELGCKDVVRIPPGDTVRIAMTWSGYTGRFVFHCHQLPHSEWGQMATIEVV
- a CDS encoding aromatase/cyclase, whose protein sequence is MTGRPTAAPEHAGESVEHVIDVAAPAEDVYRLLADAGNWAWIFGPFVHLDVAEGGTAGAEERVTVWSHGDGEVHRWVKHRVLHPDRLRIDYRPEQLPPALAAMERSFVVEPAGERAARVRLVHRFRAAGSSAPDDIRDTIDRISDAELAGVKAAAEPLAERPDLLLVFGETVHLPGRPADVYDFLWDAGAWPDRIPHVSEVQVQGTGDAQLVEMRTAEARGGTLTTKTVRIGFPHRAIVFKQLLLPPVGRAHVVRWSLAEESGRTVVTSRHTVLVDAEGARRMLGADTDPGKAAEFVRRELTTKTRLIFDAAGEHLGRAS